A stretch of bacterium DNA encodes these proteins:
- a CDS encoding nucleotide sugar dehydrogenase, translating into METQQRETLEPIATELTSAALSYSVAVVGLGYVGLPLALLAARKGHRVVGIDVSEKKVASIRGGTSPFYDEAITRHLAETKLEADTDFVRIRDAEIVIVCVPTPVRDDHSPDLDPLIKACESIAPHLSQGSLIVIESTVNPGICDTIVIPTLEQHSNLVAGRDFMVSHCPERVNPGDDRWGVDNINRVAGSLTPQGLEKTLLFYRSIVDGEVRPMGSLKEAEAVKIVENTFRDINIAFVNELAMSFDRMGIDIVNVIDAASTKPFAFMPHYPGCGVGGHCIPVDPYYLIEEGRRHGFDHEFLALARRINNRMPIHTVDILEKMLSEAGIALSDARIAVLGLAYKADIDDMRESPAHDILNELTARGATPVAFDPYVQDDRYASSLDEALLGAQAAIIATPHKAFRNMHPRDFLDRGVEIVLDGKNCLPKKLFLDSGITFKGIGR; encoded by the coding sequence ATGGAAACGCAGCAACGGGAAACCCTTGAACCAATCGCAACGGAACTCACGTCCGCTGCGCTTTCCTATTCAGTGGCCGTTGTCGGCCTCGGCTACGTCGGATTGCCACTCGCCCTCCTCGCCGCCCGCAAGGGTCATCGCGTGGTGGGTATCGATGTAAGCGAAAAGAAGGTCGCCTCTATTCGTGGCGGGACTTCGCCGTTTTATGACGAAGCGATCACCCGCCACCTTGCCGAAACCAAGCTCGAAGCCGACACCGATTTCGTGCGCATTCGCGATGCCGAAATCGTCATTGTCTGCGTTCCGACGCCGGTGCGTGACGATCATTCGCCCGATCTCGATCCCCTCATCAAGGCGTGCGAATCGATCGCGCCGCACCTCTCACAAGGTTCGCTTATCGTCATTGAATCTACGGTGAACCCCGGCATCTGCGACACGATCGTTATCCCGACTCTCGAGCAGCATTCCAATCTCGTTGCAGGACGTGATTTCATGGTCTCCCACTGTCCTGAGCGCGTAAACCCGGGCGATGATCGCTGGGGCGTCGACAACATCAACCGCGTCGCCGGCTCTCTCACGCCACAGGGTCTTGAGAAAACGCTCCTCTTTTATCGCTCGATCGTGGACGGCGAGGTGCGGCCGATGGGCTCCCTCAAGGAGGCCGAAGCAGTAAAAATCGTCGAAAACACGTTCCGTGATATCAACATCGCATTTGTGAACGAACTCGCAATGTCGTTCGACCGAATGGGCATCGACATCGTCAATGTCATCGACGCGGCATCGACCAAGCCATTTGCTTTCATGCCGCACTACCCCGGCTGTGGCGTCGGCGGCCACTGCATTCCGGTTGATCCGTACTACCTCATCGAAGAAGGACGCCGTCATGGATTCGATCACGAATTCCTCGCCCTCGCTCGCCGTATCAACAACCGCATGCCGATCCATACCGTCGACATACTCGAGAAAATGCTCTCTGAAGCTGGTATCGCGCTCTCCGATGCCCGCATCGCGGTCCTCGGTCTCGCCTACAAGGCTGACATCGACGACATGCGCGAGAGCCCAGCACACGACATCCTGAATGAGCTCACCGCGCGCGGCGCTACGCCGGTCGCCTTTGATCCGTACGTGCAGGACGACCGCTACGCATCTTCGCTTGATGAGGCGCTTCTGGGCGCTCAGGCAGCCATCATCGCGACACCGCACAAAGCATTCCGCAATATGCACCCGCGCGACTTCCTCGACCGCGGCGTAGAAATCGTCCTCGACGGCAAGAACTGCCTGCCGAAGAAACTGTTCCTCGATTCAGGAATTACGTTCAAGGGAATCGGTCGCTAG
- a CDS encoding host-nuclease inhibitor Gam family protein has protein sequence MKSPQKDANIITTVAQAMRRQFTIRTVLRDMWWAEQLASARIQRANQQKEDRLGFLRERLRGLIDPLVAFVRKERDSLADPKNPKMIRLAGGTIERTAAHRITVTDEDAALAALKRMKKKHPDAIRTKLEINKLYLHAHPELVDAIPGIEWDDTPALTFSFLDNDARIEYTDDDVLTITLPRRQK, from the coding sequence ATGAAAAGTCCACAGAAGGACGCGAATATCATCACGACCGTCGCGCAAGCTATGCGGAGGCAGTTCACCATCAGAACCGTCCTGCGGGATATGTGGTGGGCGGAACAACTTGCGAGCGCACGGATTCAGCGGGCAAATCAGCAGAAGGAGGATCGTCTCGGCTTCCTCAGGGAAAGACTCCGTGGACTTATCGATCCGCTGGTCGCCTTCGTACGGAAAGAACGTGATTCCCTAGCGGATCCGAAGAATCCGAAGATGATCCGCCTGGCGGGCGGTACCATCGAACGGACGGCAGCGCACCGCATCACCGTCACCGACGAAGATGCCGCGCTCGCCGCGCTCAAGAGGATGAAAAAGAAGCATCCGGATGCAATCAGGACGAAACTCGAGATCAATAAACTGTACCTGCACGCGCATCCGGAGCTCGTGGATGCGATTCCGGGAATCGAGTGGGACGATACGCCCGCACTCACCTTCAGCTTCCTGGATAACGACGCCCGCATCGAATACACGGACGATGACGTGCTAACCATCACGCTTCCTCGTCGGCAGAAATGA